CCGTGTGTAACACTCAGTTTTCAGACTCGTacgcggcagaggcgcacaagGCCAGCCGCAAgcacaagaagaggagcggggAGCTTGAGtgggagaagcagcagtacAAGAAGGACGCCGATGTGACCCCCGACGATGTATGGGCGCTCGTGCGGCGCAAGCAGGTCGAGCTTCAGGTCATCGCCTGGAGCGAACTCAAAtacagcgaggagaagagcgagaggtgaGAGGAAAGGATGTGCCGCCTCAGTGCGAATGACGCTACCGCTGTTAAATCGGATGCGGGGCGAGCCAGATACCTTCGGTGCAGTGGAAAACACGAGTGAGCGTCCTCGTATGTCTTCGCGCATGTGTGCAGTGGCGCCACTACAGCCCCCGAACAAGAGCACAGTTAATACAACGATATACCccgaagggaaagagagagagagagagagacgagcacGCGGAAAAGGGTATTCGAGTGATGCGGTGATGCGAGTGGGAAAGGAGGTTCATGAGAGGCTCAACACAGCGTCACACCGCCTATCGTCCAGACGGCTTCGTCCACTAACTCCCTCCGTCACACAGCACCACACAGATAAAACCGATAAAGAAACTACTAGAGGCCTTG
This region of Leishmania panamensis strain MHOM/PA/94/PSC-1 chromosome 18 sequence genomic DNA includes:
- a CDS encoding hypothetical protein (TriTrypDB/GeneDB-style sysID: LpmP.18.0760), giving the protein MSSSAWASSSSAVGAEPEASALSSLRPNDRSYFYCAVCNTQFSDSYAAEAHKASRKHKKRSGELEWEKQQYKKDADVTPDDVWALVRRKQVELQVIAWSELKYSEEKSER